In Flavobacterium sp., a single window of DNA contains:
- a CDS encoding amidohydrolase: MKLSFKILAFLLLISLPGFGQNKKATLIVHHAVIHTLDNKNTIVEAMAVADGKILKTGTNSEILKLKDKKTTIIDAKGKTIIPGIFDSHMHIIRGGRFFNTELRWDGVRSLKRALAMLKEQAQRTPKGQWVRVVGGWNAYQFEEKRLPTLAEINEATGDVPTFILHLYGHAYLNKAGLEALKIDANTPNPNAGLIEKDPNGNPTGLLVAEPNAFILYSTLAKLPELTQEEKFNSTKQFMTEMNRLGVTAIMDAGGGFQNFPDDYGVTNGLCKDSDLTIRMPYYLFAQKAGSELNDYTKWINTVEIGEGCDDHDSDKVEYHVQGAGENLVMSAGDFENFDKPRPELSPAMEGQLKEVLSLLIKNRWPFRIHATYNESITRFLNVIEDINKETPLNGLLWFFDHAETVSTENLKRIKALNGGIAIQHRMAYQGESFIKRYGKTAASNTVPLKKIFELGIKVGMGTDGTRVASYNPWVGLYWLTTGKTLGGLKYMNDENIVDRTTALKLFTYGSAQLINIEKDRGMLTADKLADFSILSDDYFNTSEEKILNIESKLTVVNGKVVYADNDFRTFANEKPKAIPDWSPVNYFGGYQKN, encoded by the coding sequence ATGAAACTCTCTTTCAAAATATTAGCTTTTCTTTTACTTATTTCCCTTCCTGGCTTTGGTCAAAATAAAAAAGCGACTCTTATTGTGCATCATGCTGTAATTCACACTTTAGACAATAAAAATACAATTGTAGAAGCTATGGCGGTTGCCGATGGAAAAATCCTAAAGACAGGCACAAACAGCGAAATCTTAAAATTAAAAGACAAAAAAACCACTATAATCGATGCTAAAGGAAAAACCATTATTCCCGGAATATTCGATTCTCACATGCACATTATCCGCGGAGGAAGATTCTTTAATACCGAATTGCGCTGGGACGGCGTTCGTTCTTTAAAAAGAGCTTTAGCAATGTTAAAAGAACAGGCGCAAAGAACTCCAAAAGGACAATGGGTTCGTGTTGTAGGCGGATGGAATGCTTACCAGTTTGAAGAAAAAAGACTGCCCACTTTAGCTGAAATCAACGAAGCAACAGGCGATGTTCCAACTTTTATTCTTCATTTATACGGACACGCTTATTTGAACAAAGCAGGTTTAGAAGCTTTAAAAATCGATGCCAATACGCCCAATCCAAATGCGGGATTAATTGAAAAAGATCCAAACGGAAATCCAACAGGCTTATTAGTTGCAGAACCAAATGCTTTCATTTTATATTCGACACTGGCGAAACTTCCAGAATTAACACAAGAAGAAAAATTCAATTCGACCAAACAATTTATGACCGAAATGAATCGTCTGGGCGTAACGGCAATTATGGATGCTGGAGGCGGATTTCAAAACTTTCCCGATGATTATGGCGTAACAAATGGTTTATGCAAAGACAGCGATTTAACCATTAGAATGCCTTATTATTTGTTTGCACAAAAAGCTGGAAGCGAATTAAACGATTATACCAAGTGGATTAATACGGTTGAAATTGGCGAAGGCTGCGACGACCATGATTCAGACAAAGTTGAATATCATGTTCAGGGTGCCGGAGAAAATCTGGTAATGAGTGCCGGAGATTTTGAAAATTTCGATAAACCAAGACCAGAATTAAGCCCGGCAATGGAAGGACAATTAAAAGAAGTTTTGTCTTTATTAATTAAAAACAGATGGCCATTTAGAATTCACGCTACTTATAACGAAAGCATTACAAGATTTTTAAATGTAATTGAAGATATCAATAAAGAAACGCCTTTAAACGGTCTTTTATGGTTCTTTGATCACGCTGAAACAGTTTCTACAGAGAACTTAAAACGTATTAAAGCTTTAAACGGAGGAATCGCAATTCAGCATAGAATGGCGTATCAGGGCGAAAGTTTCATCAAAAGATATGGAAAAACCGCTGCTTCAAACACAGTTCCGTTAAAGAAAATATTCGAATTAGGAATTAAAGTAGGAATGGGAACTGACGGAACTCGCGTGGCAAGTTACAATCCGTGGGTTGGTTTGTATTGGTTAACAACCGGAAAAACTTTGGGCGGTTTAAAATACATGAATGACGAAAATATTGTAGACAGAACGACTGCTTTAAAACTATTTACTTACGGAAGCGCTCAGTTAATTAATATTGAAAAAGACAGAGGAATGCTTACTGCTGATAAATTGGCTGATTTTTCAATTCTTTCTGATGATTATTTTAATACATCTGAAGAAAAAATCTTAAACATCGAATCAAAACTGACAGTGGTAAACGGAAAAGTAGTTTACGCCGACAATGATTTTAGAACTTTCGCCAACGAAAAACCAAAAGCAATTCCAGACTGGAGTCCGGTAAATTACTTTGGAGGTTATCAAAAAAATTAA